AAGACGCTTGACTTGGCATGAAGCGATGGAAAAATATGGGATTGATAAACCTGATACACGTTTTGGATTAGAATTGGTTAATTTAAATGAAGTTGTTGCTGATGTTGATTTTGCGGTGTTCAAAAGTGCTTTAGAAGCTCATGGGCATGTTAAAGGGATTAATGTCATTGGTGAAGCACAAAATTATTCACGTAAAAAAATTGATCAATTAACTGATTTAGCCAAAACATATAAAGCCAAAGGGTTAGCATGGTTAAAAGTAACAGATGCAGGTGTGCAGGGACCAATCGCAAAATTCTTTACTGAAGAACAGTTAACTCGCTTATTAACAGCCATGGATGCACATGAAAATGATTTATTGTTATTTGTGAGTGATGCAAAATATGAAGTTGTATGTGATGCCTTGGCAGCAATTCGTAATTTCTTAGGAAAAGAGTTAAAATTATACGATCCAGCGACATTTGATTTCCTTTGGGTGGTGGATTTCCCAATGTTTGAATATGATGATGAAACACAAAGATATTATGCGAAACATCATCCATTTACACGTCCAAAGGATGAAGATATTGATAAATTAGAAACAGATCCTGAACATTGTTTAGCAGATGCTTACGATATTGTTTTAAATGGATTTGAATTAGGTGGGGGTTCTCAAAGAATCTATGAACAAAGCTTGCAAGAAAGAGCGTTTAAAGCTTTAGGAATGACCCAGGAACAAATCGATTCACAATTTGGATGGTTTGTAGAAGGACTTCAATATGGAACACCTCCACATGGTGGTTTTGCGTTAGGATTAGATCGTATTGCCATGTTACTTTGTGGTTGTGATTCTTTAAGAGATGTCATTGCATTCCCTAAAAATACAAGTGCAACATGTCCAATGTCAAAAGCACCAACAGCAGTTGCTATTGCTCAATTAGATGAATTAGGAATAGGAGTGAATGAAGATGCATCAACAGAGAATAAATAAAGTTCTTAATGAAATGCAATTAAGAGGAATGGATCATTTGATTATTAGTGAACCAAGTTCAATTCATTATTTAACAGGATATGACAATCATCCTGGTGAAAGAATGTTTGTCTTATTACTATCATTAGATGGTCAACATACGATTTTTCTTAATAAATTATTCTACCTAGATCAGTCATTAGATTTTAATATTGTCTGGTATGCTGATACTGATGATGGAGCTGCGTTGGTTGCTCAACATTTAGTCAATGCACATGTTGTAGGTGTAGATAAAAATTGGGAAGCTAAATTCTTGATGCGTGTCATGGAACTTGCTAATGAAGAATGTTGTTTTGAAATAGGGTCTATTTGTGTTGATCATGTTCGTATGATTAAAGATCATAAAGAACAAGAACTGATGCGTGAATCGAGTCGAATTAATGATTTGGCAATGGATCAGGTTATCCAATTATGTGCTCAAGGTGATTTAAGTGAAATTGAAGTCACAGAGAAAGTTACTGAGATTTTTCAATCATTAGGGTGTTCTTCTTTCTCATTTCCAGCTATCATTGCTTATGGAGCAAATGGTGCTGATGGACATCATGAAGGTGATGAGACAAAATTGCAGCCAGGTGATAGTATTGTGATTGATATGGGTGGATTATATCAAGGGTATTGTAGTGATATGACCAGAACCGTTTTCTATAAAGAAGTTTCACCAAAACAACAAGAAGTTTATAACTTGGTGCGTTTGGCTAATGAAACTGCTGAAGCCATGATTAAACCAGGTGTTAAATTATGCGATATTGATCAATCAGCAAGAGATGTTATAACAAAGGCTGGTTATGGTGAACAATTTAATCATCGTTTAGGACATTTTATTGGAAGAGATGTTCATGAATATGGTGATGTTTCTGCTGCTTTTGATATGGAAGTGGAAGAAGGAATGATTTTTTCAATTGAACCAGGCATTTATCTTCAAGGTGATTTTGGTGTTCGTATTGAAGATCTTGTTTTGGTTACAAAAGATGGCTGTGAAGTTTTAAACTCATATACAAAAGATTTATTAGTTATTGGATAAGGAAGGCAACTTCCTTTTTCTTTTGAATAATCTATAACAATGAGGGAAAAATAAGGGTAAATAAAAAAACACGGTTTCCCGTGTTTATGCGCGAGCATTAGAATTGTCTTCAAATTTAAAGTTATCCATTTGTTCAAAACTATCATTTGCTTGCTGATTTTGATTATAACCTTTGTTCATCTCTTGTTTTTGTTTGTTCTTTGATTTCTTATGACTCATTGTTTTCTCCTTTGTTTTCTATTGACATTATTAGTATGTGACATTTCAAAAAAAATATAAAAAATATAAAGAGAAAGCATACATTTTCCAAAATTTGTGCTAGAATAGTGAAGAGGTGACAAGGATGTATTATTTTATTGGAATTAAAGGTTCAGGTATGGCTTCATTAGCAACAATTCTTTATGATTTGGGTTATGAAGTTGCTGGAAGTGATATTGATAAATATATTTTTATAGAGGATGAACTTAGAAAAAGAGGGATTCCTATTTATTCTTTTGATAAGAATAATATTAAAGATGATTATGATGTCATTGTTGGTAATGCTTTTGATGAAACAAATGAAGAAGTTAAGGCAGCTTATGACAATCCACGTGTGAAAACACATACTTATTATGATTTTTTAGGACAGTTAATGGATCAGTATACTTCTATAGGAATTGCTGGAACACATGGAAAAACAACAACTACAGGGATGGCTTATCATTTGTTTAAGGATTATGATAAAACATCTGTCTTAATTGGTGATGGAACTGGTCATGCGGTTGAAGGTAGTCATTATTTTATTGCTGAGACATGTGAGTATCAAGATCATTTTTTACATTATTATCCAACATATGCAGTGATTAATAATATTGAAATGGATCATGTTGATTATTTTCATTCGATTGAACAATATCAAGAATCATTTGAAAAATTTGCCAATCAAGTAAAAGATACAGTAGTGGTATGGGGAGATGATCCTTATCTTCCTCATCTGAATTATACAACACGTGTTTTAAAATTTGGAGTAGGCGAACATAATGATGTTAAAGCTAAAAATATATTAAACAATGAACATGGTTTATCTTTTGATGTTTATATTCATGGTGAATTGTTTGGACATTTTGCTTTGCCATTCTATGGAATGCATATGCTTTATAACTCTTTAGCAGTGATAACACTTGGCTATTTAGAAAATATGCGTGCTGATTATATCCAGCAACGTTTATCAACTTTTGATGGTGTGAAGCGTCGTTATACAGTTAAAGAAATTGGGAATAATATTTATGTTGATGATTATGCTCATCATCCAACGGCTATTCAATATGTTATTGAAGCGACACGTTCACGTTATCCGGGTAAAAAAATTGTTGCTATATTCCAGCCTGATCGTTTTTCAAGAGGATTAAGATTTGCCAAAGAATTTGCAGCATCTTTAAATTTAGCAGATCATCCATTTCTTGTTCATTTTCCTGAAAATGCTAAAAAAGAACCAGGGATTGATATAGATATTTATGAAATTGCACAATATATTCCACGTGCACAAGTTATTCATGAGGATGAAGAGGCTGTCAAATTATTAGCTCAATATGATAATGTTGTTTATTTGTTTATGAGTAGTAAAGATATTTATAAATTAGAAGATAATGTTATAGCCTATAAAGAGTCTCACTAAGTGCTGACTTTTAATCAATGGAAATTTATGGTATAATGAATAAAAGTCGATGAAAGGAGAATTTATGGACGCAAAATTAGTATGCTATTGCATTTTAATATTGTCTGGAGCCTTTGCTTTATTAAGTTTAGGGCTATTGCTGATTAGAATGTCTGGAGCAGTTAAAGAAGCGACTGTGTTAATGACGATTCTAGAAACAACTTTAGCAAAAGTGAATCATATTTTAGATGATGTCAATAATAAGATGGATATGTTAAATGCCCCTGTTGAACTCGTAAGTGGATTCTTTTCAAGAGGTGGACTGAAAGCAAGTATGCTTTCTCTATTAGGTTTTTTAACTTCTATGTTTAGAAGAAAAAAATAATTAAAGAAAGGTGAGAAGAAAATGAAATTTGGAAAGTTTTTAATGGGACTTGGAATTGGTGCTGCGGCAGGATTATTGCTTGCTCCTAAAAAAGGTAGTGAATTAAGAGAGGATATTAAAAGAGAATCTTTAAAAGCGTATGATAATTTAAAGAATATGACAAAAGAAGATGTTGAAGCTTTACTTGGTCAAACAATTGAAACAGTAAAGAAATCTGTTGATGAATTTGATGTTGATACGTTTAAAGATACAACAAAACAAAAATTAACTGATTTGGAAGCAAAATTAGAAGAATTTGCAGCAAAGGTTAAAGAAAGTGACCAATTTATGCAAGTTAAAGAAAGTGTTGTTGATTTAACTGATAAAGTCAATTCTAAAATTGATGAGGTCAAAACAAAAGTTTTGGATGCCTCTTTAGATGATGATTATTTAAATGAATTAGAAGAAGAAATTGATGATGTTGAAGATAAACTTGAAGAAATGATTGAAGAAATCAAAGATTAAGTATGGGTAAGAATGTAACGATTTATGACGTTGCTAGAGAAGCAGGTGTTTCTTTAGCAACGGTTTCACGTGTTATTAATGGTTCAAATGTTGTGAAACCTGGAACGCGTGATCGTGTGATGGAAGCAATTCAACGTCTGGATTTCAAACCTAATCAAATTGCAAGGGGTCTTGCAACAAGTAAAACAACAACAATTGCTATTGTGTTTCCACAATCATTGTTTGCTCATGTGAAAGATATGATTGGTGGAATTGGTGATACAAGTCGCCGTTTAGATTATAATGTTAGTATTTATACAACTGATGAAATTGGTGATGGGAATCCCATTGAAACAGTGATCGAAAGAGTCGTGAAATCAAGAGCTGATGGTGTTATTCTTTTTAATAATGAAGAAATTGATCAAGAAATTGAATTGGTTAATAAATATAAAATTCCTTCTGTTGTGATTGGTTCACGTGTATCTAGTGAGTATATGGGATCTATATTTGTAGATTCTAAAAAGATTGCTTTTGAAGTTGTTGATGAATATTTAGCAAAAGGTAAAACTGATATTGTTTTTGTAAGTCCTCGACAAAATCTTATTAAGACAGAAGATTTTGTCGCTGGGATAAAGGAGGCTTATCAAAAACATGGTATGACTTTTGATTTAGAGTCACAAATGATTCATACATCAACTCATTATGAAAAAAGTTATCCTCAATTTTTAGAATATTTTCAGTCACATCGTCATGATCTTGTTTTGACTGGTTATGATAAAGAGGCTGTTGCGGTTGTTAATGCAGCAGTGGATAATGGTATTCAGGTGCCTGATGAGATGGAAGTTATTGGTATGATGAACACAAGTTATGCTTTGATTTGTCGTCCACCATTAACATCTATTCATGTTCCTGTTTATGATATGGGGGCACTTGCTGTTCGTCTATTGACGAAAATATTAAATGAAGAAGAAATTGATCAAAAAGAGGTTCCAGTATTGCATTTATTGATGCCAAGAGGAACAACAAAATAAAACTTCTATTGATTTAGAAGTTTTTTTGTGAGAGAGGGGAAAATATGGAAAAGAGAGATTCAGAGACACTTCATATTTTAAAAGAGAGAAGTCAATTGAGCAGTCGTTTGTTTTTTGAGGGATTATTGGTGGGTGCTTTTGCTGGACTGATTGCGATTATTTATCGATTGCTTTTGACGAATGCTGAGAACTTATATTTTACAATTGTTTCATTTGTAAAAGGCAATGTGATTTATATCATTTTATGGTTGATTGGCCTGGTTATTTTGGGAATCATTATATCATTGTTTTTAAAGTATGAGCCTTATATCTCTGGTTCAGGAATTCCACAGGTTGAAGCAGAAGTACAAGGACAAATCAACCAATGCTGGTATAAGATTTTAATTTCTAAGATGATTGCTGGGACATTGTGTATTGTTGGTGGATTGTCTTTAGGACGAGAAGGACCAAGTATTCAGTTAGGGGCAATGGTTGGGAAAGCTGTTTCACAGTTTTTCCATCGAATCAAGACAGAAGAACGATTCTTATTGACATGTGGAGCGGCTGCTGGGTTATCCGCTGCTTTCAATGCTCCTTTGGCAGGGATTATGTTTGCTTTAGAAGAAGTTCATAAAAACTTTTCTACAAGTGCTTTGGTTTCGGTTATGTGTGCTTCTATTACTGGAGATTTTTTAAGTCGACAGATTTTTGGATTGTCACCATCATTACACTTTGTTTTAGAAAATACATTACCACTTCATCATTATGTTTGGTTGTTGGTTTTAGGAATCGCAACTGGATTATTGGGTGCTTTTTATAACAAAATGACCATGACTTCATTAAAACTGTATGATAAGATTCCGTTTTTAAAATCTCATCAAAAAGTCATTATTCCTCTCTTTATTTCTGGAATCTTAGGACTTTATATTCCGCAAGTTATTGGTGGAGGACATGTTTTGGTTGATTATCTTAATAGTGATCATATTGTTTTAAGTACATTGATTATTTTGTTAATTGTTAAATTTATCTTTTCATTGCTGAGTTTTGGTTCTGGTGCACCAGGTGGTATTTTCTTTCCTTTGCTGATTTTAGGAAGTTTAATTGGTGCTATTTTTGGGCAAGTGGCTATCTTATGTGGAGTTGAAGATATTTATTTTGTAAACTTTATTATTTTTGCAATGGCTGGTTTTTTTGCTGGGATTGTCCGCGCACCTATTACAGGAATTGTATTAATTGCAGAGATGTGTGGGACATTAAAGCTTCTTCTTCCTATAGCAACAGTTTCATTTATTGCTTATATTATTGCTAATAGTATTGGGAGTGAGCCTATTTATGAAAGCTTATTACATCGTTTAACAAAAAATAAAAACCCTATTGATTATATTGAAAATAAAGAATTAATATCATTTGTGGTCAGTCTTGGGAGTATTGCTGTGAATCAGACTGTCGCCTCTTTGCAATTACCACCTCGATGTTTATTGGTTTCTTTAATGCGTGGTAAAAATGAAATTATCCCACATGGAGATACACAATTTTATGTAGGAGATCAGGTGATTATTATTGTTGATAAATATCGGATTGAAGAATCTAAAGAAAAATTAGCAGAAATATTTACATTTTCATAAAGAATTATTTTTCCTTATTGACTTCATTTGTAAAATTTAATATGATATAAACAAGCGTTGAAAGAGACAAGTAATTATATTGATTTGATACAGAGAGCCTGTGGCTGGTGAAAACAGGACAATAGATATAATGAATACACTCTAGAGCAGCTAAATGCAAAGTTTAGCCGGTGGCAACACCGTTATCAATAAAGAGAGTATGCTTAATGCATAAATAAAGGTGGTACCGCGAGAATTCGTCCTTTGGGATAGAATTCTTTTTTATTTAAAGGAGGATATTATGAAAATTTATGATGAATTGGTATGGCGTGGATTAATTAAGGATGTAAGTTCACCAGACATTGAAGAAAAATTGAATAATGGAGGAATGACTTTTTATATTGGGACTGATCCAACCGGAGATAGTTTGCATATTGGTCATTTTTCATCATTTTTAATCAGTAAAAGATTAAAAGATGCTGGACATAATCCGATTTTACTAGTTGGAGGTGCAACTGGTTTGATAGGAGATCCAAAACCGGATACGGAAAGACCAATGATTACAAAAGAACAAGTTCAACATAATTTTGATTGTTTGAAAAAACAAGCTCAGGATTTATTTGGATTTGAAGTGGTTAATAATTATGATTGGTCAAAGGATTTAAATTTTATTGATTTCTTGAGAGATTATGGAAAATATTTTAATATCAACTATATGTTGAATAAAGATATTGTCAAAAGAAGATTAGATTTAGGAATTACGTATACTGAATTTTCATATATGATTATGCAGGCGATGGATTTTTACTGGTTATATGAAAATAAAGATTGTCATATGCAGGTTGCTGGTCAGGATCAGTGGGGAAATATTACTGCTGGGATTGAATTGATTAGAAAGAAAACAGGTCAGGAAGCTTATGGATTTACTATGCCATTGCTCACAAAAAGTGATGGTACGAAATTTGGTAAGACAAATGGTCATGCAATCTGGTTGGATAGAAAGAAAACATCTCCTTATGAGATGTATCAGTTCTTTATTAATTCAGAAGATGATAAGGTTATTGATTATTTAAAATTCTTAACATTCTTATCAAAAGAAGAAATTGAAGAATTAGCTGAGAAAAACAAAACACAGCCACATTTAAGAGAAGCTCATAAAGCATTAGCAAAAGAAGTTATTACCTTTATTCATGGTGAGGAAGCTTATCAGGAAGCATTGGATATTAGCCAAATGTTATTCTCTGGTCAAATTCAAAATTTAACATTAGAACAAGTTCAGTCTTGTTTTAATGGTGTTCCAAGTATTGAATTAGATGAAGATATGCAGATTTTAAATGCCTTAGTTAAAGTTGGGGCAGCGTCTTCTAATCGTGAAGCACGTCAATTTGTGACTGGTGGATCTGTTTTGATTAATGGTGAAAAGATCACTGATGTTGAGTTTGTTATTCAAAAAGAAAATGCTTTTGGAAAACAGGCAACAGTTATTAGACGTGGTAAGAAAAATTATTATGTGATTAATCATCAATAGGAGAAGACAATGAAAAAAATATTAAGTTTAGCTTTATGTTTAAGTGTTTTGTTTGGCTGTAGTTCACAAAAGAAAACAGAAAGCAATATCAAAGCTGAAAATGGTGATGTTGTGAAATTGAATTATGTTGGAAAACTGGATGGGACAGCTTTCCAAGGTGGAACAGCCCAAGGAGCTATCCTTGAATTAGGCTCTGGAACTTATATTGATGGGTTTGAAGAACAGGTTGCTGGTATGAGTTTGGGTAGTTCAAAAACGATTGAAGTGACTTTTCCAGAAAATTATGGTTCAACTGATTTGGCTGGAAAAGATGTGACTTTTGATATTGATCTTGTGTCTGTCTATCGTGAAG
Above is a genomic segment from Candidatus Stoquefichus sp. SB1 containing:
- a CDS encoding FKBP-type peptidyl-prolyl cis-trans isomerase, encoding MKKILSLALCLSVLFGCSSQKKTESNIKAENGDVVKLNYVGKLDGTAFQGGTAQGAILELGSGTYIDGFEEQVAGMSLGSSKTIEVTFPENYGSTDLAGKDVTFDIDLVSVYREETSSACQKGDIVKIDYVGKKDGELFSGGSASGYLLELGSGTFIDGFEDQLMGMKAKESKTIEVTFPKNYGAADLAGKAVTFDVAVNHIYRVVK
- the murC gene encoding UDP-N-acetylmuramate--L-alanine ligase — protein: MYYFIGIKGSGMASLATILYDLGYEVAGSDIDKYIFIEDELRKRGIPIYSFDKNNIKDDYDVIVGNAFDETNEEVKAAYDNPRVKTHTYYDFLGQLMDQYTSIGIAGTHGKTTTTGMAYHLFKDYDKTSVLIGDGTGHAVEGSHYFIAETCEYQDHFLHYYPTYAVINNIEMDHVDYFHSIEQYQESFEKFANQVKDTVVVWGDDPYLPHLNYTTRVLKFGVGEHNDVKAKNILNNEHGLSFDVYIHGELFGHFALPFYGMHMLYNSLAVITLGYLENMRADYIQQRLSTFDGVKRRYTVKEIGNNIYVDDYAHHPTAIQYVIEATRSRYPGKKIVAIFQPDRFSRGLRFAKEFAASLNLADHPFLVHFPENAKKEPGIDIDIYEIAQYIPRAQVIHEDEEAVKLLAQYDNVVYLFMSSKDIYKLEDNVIAYKESH
- a CDS encoding M24 family metallopeptidase, whose amino-acid sequence is MHQQRINKVLNEMQLRGMDHLIISEPSSIHYLTGYDNHPGERMFVLLLSLDGQHTIFLNKLFYLDQSLDFNIVWYADTDDGAALVAQHLVNAHVVGVDKNWEAKFLMRVMELANEECCFEIGSICVDHVRMIKDHKEQELMRESSRINDLAMDQVIQLCAQGDLSEIEVTEKVTEIFQSLGCSSFSFPAIIAYGANGADGHHEGDETKLQPGDSIVIDMGGLYQGYCSDMTRTVFYKEVSPKQQEVYNLVRLANETAEAMIKPGVKLCDIDQSARDVITKAGYGEQFNHRLGHFIGRDVHEYGDVSAAFDMEVEEGMIFSIEPGIYLQGDFGVRIEDLVLVTKDGCEVLNSYTKDLLVIG
- a CDS encoding LacI family DNA-binding transcriptional regulator produces the protein MGKNVTIYDVAREAGVSLATVSRVINGSNVVKPGTRDRVMEAIQRLDFKPNQIARGLATSKTTTIAIVFPQSLFAHVKDMIGGIGDTSRRLDYNVSIYTTDEIGDGNPIETVIERVVKSRADGVILFNNEEIDQEIELVNKYKIPSVVIGSRVSSEYMGSIFVDSKKIAFEVVDEYLAKGKTDIVFVSPRQNLIKTEDFVAGIKEAYQKHGMTFDLESQMIHTSTHYEKSYPQFLEYFQSHRHDLVLTGYDKEAVAVVNAAVDNGIQVPDEMEVIGMMNTSYALICRPPLTSIHVPVYDMGALAVRLLTKILNEEEIDQKEVPVLHLLMPRGTTK
- a CDS encoding ClC family H(+)/Cl(-) exchange transporter, producing the protein MEKRDSETLHILKERSQLSSRLFFEGLLVGAFAGLIAIIYRLLLTNAENLYFTIVSFVKGNVIYIILWLIGLVILGIIISLFLKYEPYISGSGIPQVEAEVQGQINQCWYKILISKMIAGTLCIVGGLSLGREGPSIQLGAMVGKAVSQFFHRIKTEERFLLTCGAAAGLSAAFNAPLAGIMFALEEVHKNFSTSALVSVMCASITGDFLSRQIFGLSPSLHFVLENTLPLHHYVWLLVLGIATGLLGAFYNKMTMTSLKLYDKIPFLKSHQKVIIPLFISGILGLYIPQVIGGGHVLVDYLNSDHIVLSTLIILLIVKFIFSLLSFGSGAPGGIFFPLLILGSLIGAIFGQVAILCGVEDIYFVNFIIFAMAGFFAGIVRAPITGIVLIAEMCGTLKLLLPIATVSFIAYIIANSIGSEPIYESLLHRLTKNKNPIDYIENKELISFVVSLGSIAVNQTVASLQLPPRCLLVSLMRGKNEIIPHGDTQFYVGDQVIIIVDKYRIEESKEKLAEIFTFS
- the tyrS gene encoding tyrosine--tRNA ligase; the protein is MKIYDELVWRGLIKDVSSPDIEEKLNNGGMTFYIGTDPTGDSLHIGHFSSFLISKRLKDAGHNPILLVGGATGLIGDPKPDTERPMITKEQVQHNFDCLKKQAQDLFGFEVVNNYDWSKDLNFIDFLRDYGKYFNINYMLNKDIVKRRLDLGITYTEFSYMIMQAMDFYWLYENKDCHMQVAGQDQWGNITAGIELIRKKTGQEAYGFTMPLLTKSDGTKFGKTNGHAIWLDRKKTSPYEMYQFFINSEDDKVIDYLKFLTFLSKEEIEELAEKNKTQPHLREAHKALAKEVITFIHGEEAYQEALDISQMLFSGQIQNLTLEQVQSCFNGVPSIELDEDMQILNALVKVGAASSNREARQFVTGGSVLINGEKITDVEFVIQKENAFGKQATVIRRGKKNYYVINHQ
- a CDS encoding YtxH domain-containing protein, which encodes MKFGKFLMGLGIGAAAGLLLAPKKGSELREDIKRESLKAYDNLKNMTKEDVEALLGQTIETVKKSVDEFDVDTFKDTTKQKLTDLEAKLEEFAAKVKESDQFMQVKESVVDLTDKVNSKIDEVKTKVLDASLDDDYLNELEEEIDDVEDKLEEMIEEIKD
- the aspS gene encoding aspartate--tRNA ligase, encoding MNRTHNNGELRLSHVGDNVELIGWVAKKRNLGALVFIDLRDRYGITQVIFDESFEERLKEVKNEYILQVKGSVIERSSKNPKMPTGDIEIQAKEFQIINTAKLTPMIVADETDALEETRMQYRYLDLRRPKMQENIMIRHKITGSIREYLDNLDFIDIETPYLNRSTPEGARDFLVPSRVHKGAFYALPQSPQLFKQLLMVSGFEKYYQIARCFRDEDLRADRQIEFTQVDVEMSFLSTDQILEIGEGMMAKVMRDVKGINIELPLRRLTWHEAMEKYGIDKPDTRFGLELVNLNEVVADVDFAVFKSALEAHGHVKGINVIGEAQNYSRKKIDQLTDLAKTYKAKGLAWLKVTDAGVQGPIAKFFTEEQLTRLLTAMDAHENDLLLFVSDAKYEVVCDALAAIRNFLGKELKLYDPATFDFLWVVDFPMFEYDDETQRYYAKHHPFTRPKDEDIDKLETDPEHCLADAYDIVLNGFELGGGSQRIYEQSLQERAFKALGMTQEQIDSQFGWFVEGLQYGTPPHGGFALGLDRIAMLLCGCDSLRDVIAFPKNTSATCPMSKAPTAVAIAQLDELGIGVNEDASTENK